A genomic segment from Stappia indica encodes:
- the rpsG gene encoding 30S ribosomal protein S7, with protein sequence MSRRHKAEKREIIPDPKFGDNVVTKFMNSIMYDGKKSAAERIVYGAFDIIEGKVRQNPVEVFHAALDNVMPQVEVRSRRVGGATYQVPVEVRADRRQALAIRWLITAARNRNETTMVDRLSGELLDAANNRGSAVKKREDTHRMAEANRAFSHYRW encoded by the coding sequence ATGTCACGCCGTCACAAGGCTGAAAAGCGCGAAATCATTCCCGATCCGAAGTTCGGGGACAACGTCGTTACCAAGTTCATGAATTCGATCATGTACGACGGTAAGAAGTCGGCCGCCGAGCGGATCGTCTACGGCGCATTCGACATCATCGAGGGCAAGGTTCGTCAGAACCCCGTCGAGGTGTTCCATGCTGCTCTCGACAACGTCATGCCGCAGGTCGAGGTCCGGTCCCGCCGCGTGGGTGGTGCCACCTATCAGGTTCCGGTCGAGGTCCGTGCGGACCGTCGCCAGGCCCTGGCCATCCGCTGGCTGATCACGGCTGCCCGCAACCGCAACGAGACGACGATGGTCGATCGTCTGTCCGGCGAGCTGCTGGATGCCGCGAACAACCGCGGTTCCGCCGTCAAGAAGCGCGAAGACACGCACCGGATGGCCGAAGCCAACCGCGCGTTCTCGCACTATCGCTGGTAA
- a CDS encoding regulator — MAPHYRDQADAPTVYIIVGHAREGDLGTPEAAIPVNILLRAADEDSAVRLALEALKGQGFAEASLDQIGVILEEPDDPTFEQAYEDALAGEVAVIAYRG; from the coding sequence ATGGCGCCGCACTATCGGGACCAGGCGGATGCTCCGACCGTCTACATCATTGTCGGCCACGCGAGGGAAGGGGATCTCGGCACGCCGGAGGCGGCGATCCCGGTGAACATCCTGCTGCGCGCGGCGGATGAGGACAGCGCCGTGCGCCTGGCGCTCGAGGCGTTGAAGGGGCAGGGGTTTGCGGAAGCCTCCCTCGACCAGATCGGCGTGATCCTGGAGGAGCCGGACGATCCGACCTTCGAGCAGGCCTATGAGGATGCGCTCGCCGGCGAGGTGGCGGTCATCGCCTATCGGGGCTGA
- the rpoC gene encoding DNA-directed RNA polymerase subunit beta' — translation MNHEVMNLFNQQAPAQTFDHIKISIASPEKIMSWSYGEIKKPETINYRTFKPERDGLFCARVFGPIKDYECLCGKYKRMKYKGVICEKCNVEVTLSRVRRERMGHIELAAPVAHIWFLKSLPSRIGLLLDMTLKDLERVLYFEYYVVLEPGLTPLKQNQLLSEEDFLRAQDEYGEDAFTAMIGAEAIREMLMSLDLEKERDQIRKEISEATTELKPKKLAKRLKVVEAFIESGNRPEWMILTVVPVIPPDLRPLVPLDGGRFATSDLNDLYRRVINRNNRLRRLMELRAPDIIIRNEKRMLQESVDALFDNGRRGRVITGANKRPLKSLSDMLKGKQGRFRQNLLGKRVDYSGRSVITVGPELKLHQCGLPKKMALELFKPFIYSRLDAKGFSSTVKQAKKLVEKERPEVWDILDEVIREHPVLLNRAPTLHRLGIQAFEPTLIEGKAIQLHPLVCAAFNADFDGDQMAVHVPLSLEAQLEARTLMMSTNNILHPANGSPIIVPSQDIVLGLYYLSLIADGEPGEGMVFGNIGELHHALETKSVTLHAKIRGRVRAIDAEGNTSNRIVETTPGRMLIGELLPLHHEVPYDVCNKLMTKKDISRMIDAVYRACGQKETVIFCDRIMGLGFSHACRAGISFGKDDMVIPETKAGLVDETATLVKEYEQQYNDGLITQGEKYNKVVDAWAKCTDRVADEMMKRIQAVQRDEETGRQKQINSIYMMSHSGARGSPAQMKQLAGMRGLMAKPSGEIIETPIISNFKEGLSVLEYFNSTHGARKGLADTALKTANSGYLTRRLVDVAQDSIILETDCGSENGITIQAIVDAGQVIASLGHRVLGRTAAEDVLNHATGELIVPRGTLIEEKDVEAIEAANVQMIKIRSVLTCETKRGVCATCYGRDLARGTPVNMGEAVGVIAAQSIGEPGTQLTMRTFHIGGTAQVVDQSFIESNFEGTVRIRNRNAVRDSDGNLVAMARNMAVVIIDADDNERAVHRIAYGSKLHVDEGDTVKRGQRIAEWDPYTRPMLSEVDGVVDSEDLVEGVSVQETTDEATGITKRVVMDWRTSQRGNDLKPAIVIKDSTGSIKKLPRGGDARSLLSVDAILSVQIGAEVQAGDVLARIPLESARTKDITGGLPRVAELFEARRPKDHAIIAEIDGTIRFGRDYKNKRRIIIEPHEEGADPVEYLIPKGKHFHLQEGDTIEKGEYILDGNPAPHDILAIRGVEALAAYLVNEIQEVYRLQGVVINDKHIEVIVRQMLQKIEINDPGDTELLSGEHVDRLDLDEINDRAIDDARKPASGVPVLLGITKASLQTRSFISAASFQETTRVLTEAAVNGKQDELEGLKENVIVGRLIPAGTGGMMTRIREIAQHRDDLILEARKASSTIDQADGMLEDLTGAGE, via the coding sequence ATGAATCATGAGGTCATGAACCTGTTCAACCAGCAGGCTCCCGCCCAGACCTTCGACCACATCAAGATCTCGATCGCTAGCCCCGAGAAGATCATGTCGTGGTCCTACGGCGAAATCAAAAAGCCGGAGACGATCAACTACCGTACGTTCAAGCCGGAACGGGATGGCCTGTTCTGTGCGCGCGTGTTCGGTCCGATCAAGGACTACGAGTGCCTTTGCGGCAAGTACAAGCGGATGAAGTACAAGGGCGTCATCTGCGAGAAGTGCAACGTCGAGGTCACCCTGTCCCGCGTCCGCCGCGAGCGCATGGGTCATATCGAGCTTGCCGCTCCGGTTGCGCATATCTGGTTTCTGAAGTCGCTGCCCTCGCGCATCGGCCTTCTGCTGGACATGACGCTGAAGGATCTCGAGCGCGTCCTGTACTTCGAGTACTACGTGGTGCTGGAGCCGGGCCTGACGCCGCTGAAGCAGAACCAGCTTCTGTCGGAAGAGGACTTCCTGCGCGCCCAGGACGAGTACGGCGAGGACGCCTTCACGGCGATGATCGGCGCGGAAGCCATCCGCGAGATGCTGATGTCGCTCGACCTGGAGAAGGAGCGCGACCAGATCCGCAAGGAGATCTCCGAGGCGACGACCGAGCTGAAGCCGAAGAAGCTGGCCAAGCGTCTCAAGGTGGTCGAGGCCTTCATCGAGTCCGGCAATCGCCCGGAATGGATGATCCTCACCGTGGTCCCGGTCATCCCGCCGGACCTGCGTCCGCTGGTTCCGCTGGACGGCGGCCGCTTCGCGACCTCCGACCTCAACGACCTGTATCGCCGCGTCATCAACCGCAACAACCGTCTGCGGCGCCTGATGGAGCTGCGTGCGCCGGACATCATCATCCGCAACGAGAAGCGCATGCTTCAGGAGTCGGTTGATGCGCTGTTCGACAACGGCCGTCGCGGCCGCGTCATCACGGGTGCCAACAAGCGTCCGCTGAAGTCGCTGTCCGACATGCTGAAGGGCAAGCAGGGCCGCTTCCGTCAGAACCTGCTCGGCAAGCGCGTCGACTATTCCGGCCGTTCGGTGATCACCGTGGGTCCGGAGCTGAAGCTGCATCAGTGCGGCCTGCCGAAGAAGATGGCGCTGGAGCTGTTCAAGCCGTTCATCTACTCCCGCCTCGACGCCAAGGGCTTCTCCTCCACGGTGAAGCAGGCGAAGAAGCTGGTGGAGAAGGAGCGTCCGGAAGTCTGGGATATCCTCGACGAGGTCATCCGCGAGCATCCGGTCCTGCTGAACCGCGCACCGACCCTGCACCGTCTCGGCATCCAGGCGTTCGAGCCGACGCTGATCGAAGGCAAGGCGATCCAGCTGCACCCGCTCGTCTGCGCGGCGTTCAACGCCGACTTCGACGGTGACCAGATGGCCGTGCACGTGCCGCTCTCGCTGGAAGCCCAGCTGGAAGCGCGCACGCTGATGATGTCGACCAACAACATCCTGCATCCGGCCAACGGTTCGCCGATCATCGTGCCGTCGCAGGACATCGTCCTCGGCCTCTACTACCTGTCGCTGATTGCCGACGGGGAGCCGGGCGAGGGCATGGTGTTCGGCAATATCGGCGAGCTGCATCACGCGCTCGAGACGAAGTCCGTGACCCTGCATGCGAAGATCCGCGGCCGCGTCCGCGCCATCGACGCCGAGGGCAACACGTCCAACCGGATCGTGGAGACCACGCCGGGCCGCATGCTGATCGGCGAGCTCCTGCCGCTGCATCACGAAGTGCCGTACGACGTCTGCAACAAGCTGATGACCAAGAAGGACATCAGCCGCATGATCGACGCGGTGTACCGTGCCTGCGGCCAGAAGGAGACCGTGATCTTCTGCGACCGCATCATGGGTCTGGGCTTCAGCCATGCCTGCCGTGCCGGCATCTCGTTCGGCAAGGACGACATGGTGATTCCGGAGACGAAGGCCGGCCTGGTCGACGAGACCGCGACCCTCGTGAAGGAATACGAGCAGCAGTACAACGACGGCCTGATCACCCAGGGCGAGAAGTACAACAAGGTCGTCGACGCGTGGGCCAAGTGCACCGACCGCGTCGCCGACGAGATGATGAAGCGCATTCAGGCGGTCCAGCGCGACGAGGAGACCGGGCGTCAGAAGCAGATCAACTCGATCTACATGATGTCCCACTCCGGCGCCCGTGGCAGCCCCGCGCAGATGAAGCAGCTTGCCGGCATGCGTGGCCTCATGGCCAAGCCGTCGGGCGAGATCATCGAGACGCCGATCATCTCGAACTTCAAGGAAGGCCTGTCGGTGCTGGAGTACTTCAACTCCACGCACGGTGCCCGTAAGGGTCTGGCCGACACCGCGCTGAAGACGGCGAACTCGGGTTACCTGACCCGTCGTCTCGTCGACGTGGCGCAGGACTCGATCATTCTGGAGACGGATTGCGGTTCGGAGAACGGCATCACCATCCAGGCGATCGTCGATGCCGGCCAGGTCATCGCCTCGCTCGGTCATCGCGTGCTGGGCCGTACCGCGGCCGAGGACGTGCTGAACCATGCGACCGGCGAGCTCATCGTCCCGCGCGGTACCTTGATCGAGGAGAAGGACGTCGAGGCCATCGAGGCCGCGAACGTCCAGATGATCAAGATCCGCTCGGTGCTGACCTGCGAGACCAAGCGCGGCGTCTGCGCGACCTGCTACGGTCGCGACCTGGCCCGCGGCACGCCGGTGAACATGGGCGAGGCGGTCGGCGTCATCGCGGCGCAGTCGATCGGCGAGCCGGGCACCCAGCTGACCATGCGTACCTTCCATATCGGCGGTACGGCGCAGGTGGTGGACCAGTCCTTCATCGAGTCCAACTTCGAGGGCACGGTGCGGATCCGCAATCGCAACGCGGTTCGCGATTCCGACGGGAACCTGGTCGCAATGGCCCGCAACATGGCGGTCGTCATCATCGACGCAGACGACAACGAGCGTGCGGTGCACCGCATCGCCTACGGTTCGAAGCTGCATGTCGACGAGGGCGACACGGTCAAGCGCGGCCAGCGCATCGCCGAGTGGGATCCCTACACCCGTCCGATGCTCTCCGAGGTGGATGGCGTCGTCGACTCCGAAGACCTGGTCGAGGGCGTGTCGGTGCAGGAGACCACGGACGAGGCGACCGGTATCACCAAGCGCGTGGTCATGGACTGGCGGACGTCGCAGCGCGGCAACGACCTGAAGCCGGCGATCGTCATCAAGGACTCCACCGGATCGATCAAGAAGCTGCCTCGTGGCGGCGATGCCCGGTCCCTGCTGTCCGTCGATGCGATCCTGTCGGTGCAGATCGGCGCCGAGGTGCAGGCGGGTGACGTGCTTGCACGTATCCCGCTGGAAAGCGCCCGTACCAAGGACATTACCGGCGGTCTGCCGCGTGTGGCCGAGCTGTTCGAGGCACGTCGTCCGAAGGATCACGCGATCATCGCGGAAATCGACGGTACGATCCGCTTCGGTCGCGACTACAAGAACAAGCGGCGCATCATCATCGAGCCGCACGAGGAAGGTGCGGATCCGGTCGAGTACCTCATCCCGAAGGGCAAGCACTTCCATCTTCAGGAAGGCGACACCATCGAGAAGGGCGAGTACATCCTCGACGGCAACCCGGCACCGCACGACATCCTGGCCATTCGTGGCGTGGAGGCGCTGGCCGCCTACCTCGTCAACGAGATCCAGGAGGTCTACCGGCTGCAGGGCGTGGTGATCAACGACAAGCACATCGAGGTGATCGTTCGCCAGATGCTGCAGAAGATCGAGATCAACGATCCGGGCGATACGGAACTGCTGTCCGGCGAGCATGTCGACCGCCTCGATCTCGACGAGATCAACGACCGGGCGATCGACGACGCGCGCAAGCCGGCCTCCGGCGTGCCGGTCCTGCTCGGCATCACCAAGGCGAGCCTGCAGACCCGTTCGTTCATCTCGGCTGCTTCGTTCCAGGAGACCACCCGCGTCCTTACCGAGGCGGCGGTCAACGGCAAGCAGGACGAGCTGGAGGGTCTGAAGGAGAACGTCATCGTCGGCCGTCTGATCCCGGCCGGCACCGGCGGCATGATGACCCGCATCCGCGAGATCGCGCAGCATCGCGACGATCTGATCCTGGAGGCGCGCAAGGCGTCTTCCACGATCGACCAGGCGGATGGCATGCTGGAAGACCTGACCGGCGCGGGCGAATAA
- the rpoB gene encoding DNA-directed RNA polymerase subunit beta yields MAHTFNGRKRVRKIYGSIREVAAMPNLIEVQKASYDQFLQVDKPETGRGEEGLEAVFRSVFPISDFAGTALLEFVSYEFEAPKYDVEECRQRGMTFAAPLKVTLRLIVFDVDEDTGAKSVKDIKEQDVYMGDMPFMTDNGTFVVNGTERVIVSQMHRSPGVFFDHDKGKTHSSGKLLFAARIIPYRGSWLDIEFDAKDIVHARIDRRRKIPVTSLLKALGLDGEQILNTFYKRIEYTRDEPGSWRVAFDGDRLKGTKAAFNLIDADSGEIVVEAGRKITARTVRQLADKGVTALKVQDEDLYGQYLAEDMVDPSTGEIYAEAGDELNEKILGDLLDRGYDEIAVLDIDHVTTGAYIRNTLSVDKNETREDALFDIYRVMRPGEPPTVDTAEAMFASLFFDSERYDLSAVGRVKMNMRLDLQCEDTVRTLRKEDILAVIRELLELRDGRGEIDDIDNLGNRRVRSVGELMENQYRVGLLRMERAIKERMSSVEIDTVMPQDLINAKPAAAAVREFFGSSQLSQFMDQTNPLSEVTHKRRLSALGPGGLTRERAGFEVRDVHPTHYGRICPIETPEGPNIGLINSLATFARINKYGFIESPYRKVKDGQVTAETVYLSAMEEAKYHIAQANAEIDEDGRFVSDLITCRHAGENMLLPPERVEFMDVSPKQLVSVAASLIPFLENDDANRALMGSNMMRQAVPLVRAEAPFVGTGMEPVVARDSGAAIAARRSGVVDQVDATRIVIRATEDLDPSKSGVDIYQLMKFQRSNQNTCINQRPLVRVGDVLGKGDIIADGPSTDLGDLALGRNVRVAFMPWNGYNFEDSILLSERIVRDDVFTSIHIEEFEVMARDTKLGPEEITRDIPNVSEEALKNLDEAGIVYIGAELKPGDILVGKITPKGESPMTPEEKLLRAIFGEKASDVRDTSLRLPPGVTGTVVEVRVFNRHGVEKDERAMAIEREEIERLAKDRDDEQAILDRNVYGRLAEMLLGKTAVAGPKHFKKNVEVTGDVLNEFPRSQWWQIAVEDEKLMSEVEALRGQYDESRKRLEQRFIDKVEKLQRGDELPPGVMKMVKVFVAVKRKIQPGDKMAGRHGNKGVVSKINPIEDMPFLANGDHVDIVLNPLGVPSRMNVGQILETHLGWACAGMGRKIGELYEEYKRSGKIEALKGEIVEVFGDNLKGEPVKDYDDASVIRLAEQLKTGVPIATPVFDGAREPDIVSMLEQAGYNGSGQSTLYDGRTGEEFDRQVTVGYIYMLKLHHLVDDKIHARSIGPYSLVTQQPLGGKAQFGGQRFGEMEVWALEAYGAAYTLQEMLTVKSDDVAGRTKVYEAIVRGDDTFEAGIPESFNVLVKEMRSLGLNVELKDDKVQLPTDPGVPAVDAAE; encoded by the coding sequence ATGGCGCACACGTTCAACGGTCGCAAGCGGGTCCGTAAGATCTACGGATCGATCCGCGAAGTCGCCGCGATGCCCAATCTCATCGAGGTCCAGAAGGCGTCCTACGACCAGTTCCTTCAGGTCGACAAGCCCGAGACCGGGCGGGGCGAAGAAGGACTGGAGGCGGTCTTCCGCTCCGTCTTCCCGATCTCCGATTTCGCGGGCACCGCGCTGCTGGAATTCGTGTCCTACGAGTTCGAGGCGCCGAAGTATGACGTCGAGGAGTGCCGCCAGCGCGGCATGACCTTCGCCGCCCCGCTGAAGGTGACCCTGCGCCTGATCGTGTTCGATGTCGACGAGGACACCGGCGCGAAGTCCGTCAAGGACATCAAGGAGCAGGACGTCTACATGGGCGACATGCCCTTCATGACGGACAACGGCACCTTCGTGGTGAACGGCACCGAGCGCGTCATCGTCTCGCAGATGCACCGCAGCCCGGGCGTGTTCTTCGACCACGACAAGGGCAAGACCCACTCCTCGGGCAAGCTGCTGTTCGCGGCACGCATCATCCCGTATCGCGGGTCGTGGCTCGACATCGAGTTCGACGCGAAGGACATCGTCCATGCGCGCATCGACCGTCGCCGCAAGATCCCGGTCACCTCGCTGCTGAAGGCCCTCGGCCTCGACGGCGAGCAGATCCTCAACACGTTCTACAAGCGGATCGAGTACACCCGCGACGAGCCGGGCTCCTGGCGCGTGGCGTTTGACGGCGACCGCCTGAAGGGCACCAAGGCCGCCTTCAACCTGATCGACGCCGACAGCGGCGAGATCGTGGTCGAGGCCGGCCGCAAGATCACCGCGCGGACCGTTCGCCAGCTGGCCGACAAGGGCGTCACCGCCCTGAAGGTTCAGGACGAGGACCTGTACGGCCAGTACCTGGCCGAGGACATGGTCGACCCGTCGACGGGCGAGATCTATGCCGAGGCCGGTGACGAGCTCAACGAGAAGATCCTCGGCGATCTGCTCGATCGCGGCTACGACGAGATCGCGGTGCTCGATATCGACCACGTGACGACCGGCGCCTATATCCGCAACACGCTCTCGGTCGACAAGAACGAGACGCGCGAGGATGCGCTGTTCGACATCTATCGTGTCATGCGCCCGGGCGAGCCGCCCACCGTCGACACTGCCGAGGCGATGTTCGCCTCGCTGTTCTTCGATTCGGAGCGCTACGACCTGTCGGCCGTCGGCCGCGTGAAGATGAACATGCGCCTCGACCTGCAGTGCGAGGACACCGTCCGCACGCTGCGCAAGGAAGACATCCTTGCGGTGATCCGCGAGCTGCTGGAACTGCGCGACGGCCGCGGCGAGATCGACGACATCGACAATCTCGGCAACCGCCGCGTGCGTTCGGTCGGCGAGCTGATGGAGAACCAGTACCGCGTCGGTCTGCTGCGCATGGAGCGCGCCATCAAGGAGCGCATGTCGTCGGTCGAGATCGACACGGTCATGCCGCAGGACCTGATCAACGCCAAGCCGGCGGCTGCCGCCGTGCGCGAGTTCTTCGGTTCCTCGCAGCTGTCGCAGTTCATGGACCAGACCAACCCGCTGTCCGAGGTCACGCACAAGCGTCGCCTCTCGGCGCTTGGCCCGGGCGGTCTGACGCGCGAGCGCGCCGGCTTCGAGGTGCGCGACGTGCACCCGACGCATTACGGCCGTATCTGCCCGATCGAGACGCCGGAAGGCCCGAACATCGGCCTGATCAACTCGCTCGCGACCTTCGCCCGCATCAACAAGTACGGCTTCATCGAGAGCCCGTACCGCAAGGTGAAGGACGGCCAGGTCACGGCGGAGACCGTCTACCTCTCGGCGATGGAAGAGGCGAAGTACCACATCGCCCAGGCCAATGCCGAGATCGACGAGGACGGCCGTTTCGTCTCCGACCTGATCACCTGCCGCCATGCCGGCGAGAACATGCTGCTCCCGCCCGAGCGCGTCGAGTTCATGGACGTCTCGCCGAAGCAGCTGGTGTCGGTTGCCGCCTCGCTCATTCCCTTCCTGGAGAATGACGACGCCAACCGCGCGCTGATGGGCTCGAACATGATGCGTCAGGCCGTGCCGCTGGTGCGTGCCGAGGCGCCGTTCGTCGGCACCGGCATGGAGCCGGTGGTGGCGCGCGACTCGGGTGCGGCGATTGCCGCGCGCCGTTCGGGCGTCGTCGACCAGGTGGATGCGACCCGTATCGTCATCCGGGCGACCGAGGATCTCGATCCGTCGAAGTCCGGCGTCGACATCTACCAGCTGATGAAGTTCCAGCGGTCCAACCAGAACACCTGCATCAACCAGCGTCCGCTGGTGCGTGTGGGCGACGTGCTCGGCAAGGGCGACATCATCGCCGACGGCCCGTCGACGGATCTGGGCGACCTGGCCCTCGGCCGGAACGTGCGCGTCGCGTTCATGCCGTGGAACGGCTACAACTTCGAGGACTCGATCCTGCTGTCCGAGCGGATCGTGCGCGACGACGTGTTCACCTCCATTCACATCGAGGAATTCGAGGTGATGGCGCGCGACACGAAGCTCGGGCCGGAGGAAATCACCCGCGACATTCCCAACGTCTCGGAAGAGGCGCTGAAGAATCTCGACGAGGCCGGCATCGTCTATATCGGCGCCGAGCTGAAGCCGGGCGACATCCTGGTCGGCAAGATCACGCCGAAGGGCGAGAGCCCGATGACGCCGGAAGAGAAGCTTCTGCGCGCCATCTTCGGCGAGAAGGCCTCCGACGTGCGCGACACGTCGCTGCGCCTGCCGCCGGGCGTGACCGGTACCGTCGTCGAAGTGCGCGTCTTCAACCGCCATGGCGTGGAGAAGGACGAGCGCGCGATGGCGATCGAGCGCGAGGAGATCGAGCGTCTGGCCAAGGACCGCGACGACGAACAGGCGATCCTGGACCGCAACGTCTATGGCCGTCTGGCCGAGATGCTGCTGGGCAAGACCGCCGTCGCCGGCCCGAAGCACTTCAAGAAGAACGTCGAAGTTACTGGCGACGTCCTCAACGAGTTCCCGCGCTCGCAGTGGTGGCAGATCGCCGTCGAGGACGAGAAGCTGATGAGCGAGGTCGAGGCACTTCGCGGTCAGTACGACGAGAGCCGCAAGCGCCTCGAGCAGCGCTTCATCGACAAGGTGGAGAAGCTGCAGCGTGGCGACGAGCTGCCGCCGGGCGTCATGAAGATGGTGAAGGTCTTCGTCGCGGTGAAGCGCAAGATCCAGCCGGGCGACAAGATGGCCGGCCGTCACGGCAACAAGGGCGTGGTGTCGAAGATCAACCCGATCGAGGACATGCCGTTCCTGGCCAATGGCGACCATGTCGACATCGTGCTGAACCCGCTCGGCGTGCCGAGCCGCATGAACGTCGGACAGATCCTCGAGACGCATCTCGGCTGGGCCTGTGCAGGCATGGGCCGGAAGATCGGCGAGCTGTACGAGGAGTACAAGCGCTCGGGCAAGATCGAGGCGCTCAAGGGCGAGATCGTCGAGGTGTTCGGCGACAACCTCAAGGGCGAGCCGGTCAAGGACTACGATGACGCTTCCGTCATCCGTCTGGCCGAGCAGCTGAAGACCGGCGTTCCGATCGCGACCCCGGTGTTCGACGGTGCCCGCGAGCCGGACATCGTCAGCATGCTCGAGCAGGCGGGCTACAACGGATCCGGCCAGTCGACCCTCTATGACGGTCGTACCGGCGAGGAGTTCGACCGTCAGGTGACTGTGGGCTACATCTACATGCTGAAGCTCCACCACCTGGTCGACGACAAGATCCACGCCCGTTCGATCGGCCCGTACTCGCTCGTGACCCAGCAGCCGCTGGGTGGCAAGGCGCAGTTCGGCGGCCAGCGCTTCGGCGAGATGGAGGTGTGGGCACTGGAAGCTTACGGTGCCGCCTACACCCTGCAGGAGATGCTGACGGTCAAGTCGGACGACGTGGCCGGCCGCACCAAGGTCTACGAGGCGATCGTGCGCGGCGACGACACGTTCGAGGCGGGCATTCCGGAGAGCTTCAACGTTCTCGTGAAGGAAATGCGCTCGCTCGGACTGAATGTCGAGCTGAAGGACGACAAGGTACAGTTGCCCACTGATCCGGGCGTTCCGGCGGTCGACGCGGCGGAGTGA
- the rplL gene encoding 50S ribosomal protein L7/L12, giving the protein MADLEKIVEELSALTVMEAAELSKMLEEKWGVSAAAPVAVAAAAGGAAAAPAEEEKTEFDVVLADAGDKKINVIKEVRAITGLGLKEAKDLVEGAPKTVKEAVSKAEAEELKKKLEEAGAKVELK; this is encoded by the coding sequence ATGGCTGATCTCGAAAAGATCGTTGAGGAACTGTCCGCGCTCACCGTCATGGAGGCCGCGGAGCTTTCGAAGATGCTCGAGGAGAAGTGGGGCGTGTCCGCCGCTGCTCCGGTCGCCGTCGCTGCTGCTGCCGGTGGCGCTGCTGCCGCTCCGGCCGAGGAAGAGAAGACGGAGTTCGACGTTGTCCTGGCCGATGCCGGCGACAAGAAGATCAACGTCATCAAGGAAGTGCGCGCGATCACCGGTCTGGGCCTGAAGGAGGCCAAGGACCTGGTCGAGGGCGCTCCGAAGACCGTCAAGGAAGCCGTTTCCAAGGCCGAAGCCGAAGAGCTGAAGAAGAAGCTCGAAGAGGCCGGCGCCAAGGTCGAGCTGAAGTAA
- the rplJ gene encoding 50S ribosomal protein L10, producing MERAEKREFVASFNEVLKNTGVVVVAHYAGLSVAEMTTFRSQVRAAGGSVKVAKNRLVKLALQGTELEHIAGLFTGPTVIAYSDDPVAAAKATVAFAKTSNNLVVLGGALGTTNLNADGVKALAEMPSLDELRAKLVGMIQTPASRIAQVVNAPAGQLARVFGAYAKKDEAA from the coding sequence GTGGAAAGAGCGGAGAAGCGAGAGTTCGTCGCGTCGTTCAACGAGGTGTTGAAGAACACCGGCGTTGTCGTCGTTGCGCACTACGCCGGCCTTTCGGTTGCGGAAATGACGACCTTCCGGTCGCAGGTTCGCGCCGCTGGAGGCTCGGTCAAGGTCGCCAAGAACCGTCTTGTGAAGCTTGCCCTTCAAGGCACCGAGCTCGAGCATATCGCTGGTCTGTTTACCGGCCCGACCGTCATCGCCTATTCGGACGATCCGGTTGCCGCCGCCAAGGCCACGGTTGCTTTCGCCAAGACCTCGAACAACCTGGTTGTTCTGGGTGGCGCGCTCGGCACGACGAACCTGAATGCGGACGGGGTCAAGGCGCTTGCCGAGATGCCGTCGCTCGACGAGCTGCGCGCGAAGCTGGTGGGCATGATCCAGACCCCCGCTTCCCGTATCGCCCAGGTTGTCAACGCTCCGGCCGGGCAGCTCGCCCGCGTCTTCGGCGCGTATGCCAAGAAGGACGAAGCCGCATAA
- the rplA gene encoding 50S ribosomal protein L1, protein MAKVGKRIKSAREGIDRNKLYALDEALTLVKERATAKFDESVEIAINLGVDPRHADQMVRGVCVLPNGTGKTVRVAVFARGDKADEAKAAGADIVGAEELVNEVQGGKIDFDRCIATPDMMPLVGRLGKVLGPRGLMPNPKVGTVTPDVASAVRDAKGGAVQFRVEKAGIIHAGVGKTSFEADKLSENIKAIVDAVVKAKPTGAKGTYLKRVAVSSTMGPGLKVDPSTVTA, encoded by the coding sequence ATGGCGAAGGTTGGAAAGCGCATCAAGTCTGCCCGCGAGGGCATCGACCGCAACAAGCTCTACGCCCTCGACGAGGCGCTGACGCTGGTCAAGGAGCGGGCAACCGCCAAGTTCGACGAGTCCGTCGAAATCGCCATCAATCTCGGTGTCGACCCGCGTCACGCCGACCAGATGGTCCGCGGCGTCTGCGTGCTGCCGAACGGCACGGGCAAGACGGTCCGCGTCGCGGTGTTTGCCCGCGGCGACAAGGCCGATGAGGCCAAGGCTGCCGGTGCCGACATCGTCGGCGCCGAGGAGCTGGTCAACGAGGTCCAGGGCGGCAAGATCGATTTCGATCGCTGCATCGCCACGCCGGACATGATGCCGCTCGTCGGCCGTCTCGGCAAGGTTCTCGGCCCGCGCGGCTTGATGCCGAACCCGAAGGTCGGCACCGTGACCCCGGACGTCGCCTCTGCAGTGCGCGATGCCAAGGGCGGCGCCGTGCAGTTCCGCGTCGAGAAGGCGGGCATCATTCACGCCGGCGTCGGCAAGACCTCGTTCGAGGCCGACAAGCTGAGCGAGAACATCAAGGCGATCGTCGATGCTGTGGTCAAGGCCAAGCCGACGGGCGCCAAGGGTACCTACCTGAAGCGCGTTGCCGTCAGCTCGACCATGGGTCCGGGCCTGAAGGTCGACCCGTCGACGGTTACGGCCTGA